Part of the Shinella zoogloeoides genome, CGTCGGCGATGTACGGGATGTCCCACGACAAAAAATCAGGCGAGCTCATCTTCGAAGAGATCCGTCGGAGAGCTCAGCGACACGCGGCGTGTCATCCGCAAAACAGGCCCATCCTTGCCTTCCTGGAGTGTGAGGTCGTAATCAGGCATGGGGAAGGATTGCGTGCGGGTAACGAACTCGCGCAGGTCGTAGGAGAACTTCCGATACTCCTGGGAGGAGCCGCTTCGCTTATAGATTTCGCGAATGCTGTAGGTCGCCTCACTTTGTCCGGCAGCCTTGCGTGCCAGACGATAGATAAATCGTCCAATCCCTGAGCTGATCAGGAAGTAGTCCTCGTGCAGTGTCAGGAGAGGGACAGTCCTCTCATTGTTGACGACGCTCAGATAGACCCAATCTGGAATGGTGATCTCGATAAGGTCGATCTTGTTGGCGCCTGTTCGGCTCACAACGCTGTAGCCGCTGATCAGGGGTCGACTATCGACTTGCCTGCGCCGTCCATTGGACAGGTTAATCACCTTGATTGTCGTGTTCGACAGGCGGTCCAACGCGGCTTCGAGATCCTCATAGGATTTGCCACCGTCTGAGCGACGGCAGAATTTGAGGATATGCGAGGCACTGGGACGGTATGTTTTTGGCGGAAGACTTGGTCTTAGCCCCTTGGCGTCGTCACGCCGATAGCGCTGTACCTCATCGGCCAGGTGAGACACCATGTTGAGGAAGATGTCATAGTCAAATACGGTGGCAAGGCCTGATTCTGCGCCGCCCTCGATGGTGATCAGGCTGTCTTTGAGTTCGTAGCGGATAATCCCGGTATTGGCGCGCTTGCTGAGGGAGAAGGGGGCGACATCCATCAGGTTGACGTCGTCCTTGATGGGGGCGTCATAGACGGTGGGCACGAAGAAGGTGAGCTGGGTATCTTCGACAGGAGCAGGGCGTAAGATGCGTTTGGGTTTTGACTCCTGCATCAAAACCGCTGCGACATCTTCTTTCAGGCTCTGACTGCGGATAGCTTCGCCAAGCGATCGAAGCGCTTTGCTCATGGGGTCGTCGCTCAGCTGGTCGAGTTTGAGGTCGGCCCAGACCCGGCGACTATAATAGCGGCGCAGGCGGCTTAGGGCATCCCGGTCAAGCTCCTGCTCCTCACGGTCGTTATGGGCGGCAAAATTCTTGGCAAGGTCCTGCAGGTAGGCGTTCTTTTCGTGGAGCGACAGACCAGAAAACTGCTCTCGGGACATCAGGGTTAGTTTGGAGCGTTTCATGGTGAACCAAGCTCTTGATTTGCCGTTATATGAGCCGATTTCTATCAGGTCTGTCCCTGCCTGCCAAATAACAGGCCACCGATGATCAACGACACGGGGAATAGGCTCCCAGTGGAGAAGAGAGCGTATATGCCGACTTTACTGCGCAAGCGGAAAAGCTTCTTTTGCGACTTGGCACAAATGCCAGCTGATGACAAAGTAGAGGCCTTTACAGGGCAGACACCGAGATGCTGAAGACCGACACTCGGCAGGCCAACTGGCGCCGTGCCAATCCCCGCAAATATGATGCTCACCTTGCGGTGCAAAGGGCGGTAAAGGCCGGTGACCTGGAGAAGCAACCTTGTGAGGTTTGCGGCGCCGACAATGTTGATGCTCATCACGATCAATATGACGAGCCCTTGAGGGTGCGCTGGTTATGCCGACGTCATCACACCAGACTCCACCACTATGGTGAAGACATGTTTCCGATCAGGAATGCGCTTTAGCTTGCCTCTAGCGGTTCTCGACGCCTTTGCAGCGTGAGCGCTATAGCCGTTTATCGAAGAAATCGAGCAGTTCGCGTGCGGCCAGATCCCATTGGAAGAATGTCGCCCGCTCCCTTGCCCGCCGAGCCAGGGTCTCGCGATGATCGCATTGCGTCAACAAGACCCGAAGACCCGATGCAATGGCATCGATATCGAGCGGATCGACGAGGAGTGCGGTATCGGCGGCGACTTCGGGCATGGATGAGAGATTGCTGGTGAGCGACGGGACGCCGTAGGCCATCGCTTCAATCAAGGGCAGCCCAAAACCTTCATAAAGGGAAGGCATCGCGAGAAAGAGGGCATTCTTGTAGAGGGTACTCAGCTCCGGCTCGTCCACATAACCGGTGAGATGAACGAGCTTGTCCAGGCCATGCGCCTTGATGGTCTGGACGAGATCAAGGTCT contains:
- a CDS encoding replication initiator protein A, translated to MKRSKLTLMSREQFSGLSLHEKNAYLQDLAKNFAAHNDREEQELDRDALSRLRRYYSRRVWADLKLDQLSDDPMSKALRSLGEAIRSQSLKEDVAAVLMQESKPKRILRPAPVEDTQLTFFVPTVYDAPIKDDVNLMDVAPFSLSKRANTGIIRYELKDSLITIEGGAESGLATVFDYDIFLNMVSHLADEVQRYRRDDAKGLRPSLPPKTYRPSASHILKFCRRSDGGKSYEDLEAALDRLSNTTIKVINLSNGRRRQVDSRPLISGYSVVSRTGANKIDLIEITIPDWVYLSVVNNERTVPLLTLHEDYFLISSGIGRFIYRLARKAAGQSEATYSIREIYKRSGSSQEYRKFSYDLREFVTRTQSFPMPDYDLTLQEGKDGPVLRMTRRVSLSSPTDLFEDELA